In Pectobacterium actinidiae, the DNA window TATGCTCTACTAGCAAAGTATCTTCAGTCGATAATAATATTTCTTTAGCCTCAGTGTTTTGTTTAAATTTTTCCAAAACCGCAAAGCGCATAATATTATTCTTTACATCATCCCAATCTTTTCTTAAAGGAAGAGATCTGTCTCGACCTAATTTTGCAGCATCCATTGGAGACAAAAGATTACGTATTTTTTCCTTTAATACTTCATCTTGAAATTTTTGAGATTGAAAATAATGTTCAACTGTAGGCCAAGTTATAGAGTCAATAATTAAATTACACTTAAAGAAATTAGAAAAAACCCCATATGGTTCATTTACTCTGTAGAAGAAAATAGCATCACTCACTTATATTATCCTTGGCCCTTTTGGTTTAATATCATCCACTGACTCTCCAGCAATAATCAAATTGAAGCAGTGCATTATTTTCCTTGACATGCTATCTAATAAATCATTTTTATGATGATAGTTTTCGCAATCTATTCCTACAGACAACAAGTATAACTCAGATAGTATTTTTTTAGGAACTAACTCATCACTTTTAAATACCCTGGTTAATTCTTCGGCGACCGATAAAAGACCATTAAACAAATCTTCATTTATTTCACCACCCATTTTTAATGGGTAAATGAATCGACTACCAGTTTCTTTCAGCAATTCTAATGCGTTATATTTATCCACATTCATTTTATAACACCTTTTATAGCAGAATTAGGTATATCTTTATATACAGTAACCTCTTGTGCCCATATAGACCTATGATAGGGTAGTCCTTCAGTCCCATTTACCCTAGGAGCTGTTTTCCACACTTCAACATTTGGCGAACTAACTTTATTAAGATCTATCTCTATTATTCCATGGCCACTATCATATGATCTAGCTATATCTAAATCTTTGGTTGTCGATATCCAAGGGCTATTTTTGGCTGGCCCCCCAGCAGCATTAGAAGCTGCGGATAAAGGCTGATTTGCAACATGCTCAGCAGCACTCCAGTTACCATCCAATGCTTTCCCTTGTATAGATTCCCCGCGGGCTAATCTTGCTGCATCTTGCTCTGTCAAAGCACGATATACTATGTTGTTCTGACCTTCCT includes these proteins:
- a CDS encoding NADAR family protein, with amino-acid sequence MSDAIFFYRVNEPYGVFSNFFKCNLIIDSITWPTVEHYFQSQKFQDEVLKEKIRNLLSPMDAAKLGRDRSLPLRKDWDDVKNNIMRFAVLEKFKQNTEAKEILLSTEDTLLVEHTHNDNYWADGGDGSGKNMLGIILMETREALKV